AGAAGGGGAAGTAATTATCCTAGATATAGGCTTATATGGTAGCCTATATCTATTTTTTTGTTGATTGTTATTTAGTTGAAGGAGATTCACAAGCAAATTTAAAGAATTTTTGCTAAAATGAAATTATAGTTAAAAGAGGTGAAATTTGTGAGTGGCTATGAGGAATACTTAAGTGAATCACTTTCTAAACTTCGAACGGTGATAGACGATAGTGGATCAAGGCCTATTTTGTTTGTGGGATCGGGAATGTCAATTCGATATTTAGATGCACCAAATTGGATTGGATTGTTGGAAGAACTGATTCATAAAAATCCTAATATTACCCTACCTATTGGTTTTTATGCTCAAGACACTGGGAGTGATCTACCAGAAGTTGCTTCTAGAATTATTGATGAGTACCGTACATATGCCTGGCACGAATATAAAAAAGGTATTTACCCTGACGATTTATATGATCCTACATATGATAAAAGTATATTTTTAAAATATACTATAAAAAAGATATTTGATGAACTCATTTCTGAATTTGATATTAATACAAATATGTATCAATCAGAATTGTTAGCTTTAAAGGATTTGAATCCTCACGCAATAATAACAACTAATTACGACCAACTTTTAGAGAAAATATTCCCTGAATATAAAGTAGTTGTTGGACAACAAGTAATTTTAAACAGCGAATCAACTAATATAGGCCATCTTTTAAAAATACATGGTTGTACTACTAAACCTGAGGAAATTATTATCTCAAGTCAAGATTATAAAAAGTTTAGTGAGGAACAAAAATATTTGTCAGCTAAATTATTAACATACTTTATGGAACATCCAATTGTGTTTCTTGGATATTCAATAAGAGATAATAATATTCAAAAGATCTTATCAGACATCTCTAGGATTGTTAGTAGAACTTCTGATGACATTGTAGATAATATATGGTTTGTAGAATGGAAAAAAGATGAAATTAATATAGATTCACGGCCTCCAAGAGATAAGACAATTCCATTAGGAAATGACAAAAGCATTCGAGTAAATTATATATTACTTAATTCATATGAAGAACTCTATAAAAGCCTTTATCAAAACAACGCTTCTGGAGTGGATGTTCTAAATCAATTACAAAAGAATGTCTACAACATTGTGAAAAGCAAATCAGTCACGGATTTGGAAGTAGATCTGTTAAATATTAATAGAATTACAAATGAGGACATTTTAGCACAGTCTCTTGGGTTCCGATCTACTTCTCAGTCAGTTGATGCTGAAAGGATTGCATTAATGGGAGTTGGAAACGTTGGAAGTGCTGAACAGCTTTTAACTCGTTATCCTATGCGGATTTCTGAAATGGCTCAGAAATTAGGTTACAAATCTTGGTATCAAACAAATGAGGCCATCAAGACAATTTATACAGAAACAGGTTTTAATATGAAGGAGTCTAACAATAGATACCACGTTGATATTGGAAAAAAGCAATCAGAACACAGATATTCTAATGAAGCGCTTGACTTAATAAGAAAAGTTTTAAATGACGAAGATTATACAGTCATTATCAATGATGACGATGATGATGGCATTACGGTTACTAAAGAAAAGACACTACACAAAAACTAAATACAGTATTGAAGTTCATCCAAATGTCTTATAAATAACATTAATTTTATACCCGTTCAACCGTAGGAGTGAAAGTGTCTATAACAAAGGTTGAAAAAAATAAGGGAGATTTTAGATGTTTAGTGAAATGGAAGATGAAAATAACTTTACAATCGAAATTAAAGATGCCAAAGTAGTATTTACACAAGGAACGGACAATTTTGAAGAAATATTATCAACATCTACTAGGAATAAACATTTGTATTTAACCACTTTTAATTATGGGCTCCCTGAAAACTACGATAGTTGGATTAAGAAAGATATTGAATACATAAATGAAATTATTGTTGTTTTTAATAATCGAGAAAAAAATGTTGACAACTTGATAAGAAGGTCTTTAAGAAAAAATCCGTACATTCAATTTTTTTATAATGAGGTTAATCACTCAAAGGTTATTAGCAATGGATCATCCCTTTATATTGGAAGTGCTAATCTAACTGATTTCTCGAAAGATAACTTTGAGGCAGGGGTTATAGTAAAAGATGTAGATAAGATTAAACAAATAGAAGATCGAGTTTTTAAAAATGCTCATTTAAAATATGAGCCGATATTTACGGATCCGGTATCCCCTCTTATTGTACCTTTTCTTTTAATTTATAGAGAGGTGGAAAAAGAGTTTAAATATATCAAACATTTATTAAATGACATTAAACGTATTGAAGGGTTGTCAGAAGAAGATATACCAGACGATGGAGATGAGTTGTGTACTTACATAAGTAAATATATAGAAATTTTTAGGTTGGCAAAGGATGATTTAATTAGTTATGCCACTGAAAAGACAGAGGAGTACTTTGTAATACAAAATCTACTCGAAGAAATTGAGGACAAACTAAACTATGTTAAAAATAAGCAGCCTATTGGTTCTTCTACAATTAGTTTATTGGAATTCTTAGAAGATTATTATAATGCTTTAGATAAATATAAAGAACATTTTTGGAGGATTAACACTTTTGATAGCGATGTTACACTTTTAGAAGAACAAATATATTTTAAGGAAGTGGAGAACATTTTTCAAAGATTAAACCACTTACGAATAAAGTGGATATCTTTAATTAAGTCAAATACCTATATAAAATACAGGAATTCTAAAAGCCCCATTATTTTTTGGTTAGAATTCCCAAGTCAAGCTAAAAAGTACTGGCAATACTTTTTACGTTAGTATGTTTAGGATTAGTGCCTGAAAAGAGTATTCACGAGATTTAAACATGAATACTGCGAGTAGCTGCACTGTCCAAAAAATGCTACTTATTTATTATCTAAATACCGGTAAAATGTAGCACGGCTTATTCCTGCGGCATCCAATATCTCTTGAATACTATATTCCTTACTATCATACATCTTAAAGGCCAATTCAAGCTTGGATTGGTCTTTTCTTGGTCTTCCGCCTTTTCTCCCCCGAGCTCTGGCTGCATCTAATCCAGATTTTGTTCTTTCTGAAATTATGTCACGTTCAAATTGGGCAAGGCCACTGAAAATCGTAAAGACGAGTTTTCCCATTGCTGTTGTTGTGTCGATATTTTCATTAATGGATACAAAGTTGATTCCTTTTTCTTGAAAGTCATTGATCAAGTCCACTAAGTGCTTTGTACTGCGGCCGATCCGATCGAGTTTGTAAACGACGACAGTATCTCCTTCGCGGAGATACTTGAGCATTTCATTAAACGCCGGTCGGTCTTTCTTCGTCCCCGTAATTTTTTCGGAAAAGATGTTTTTCTCTTCCACTCCATATTTCTTTAACTCATCAAACTGCATATGTAGATTTTGATCCTTCGTACTGACTCGAGCATAGCCAAATAACATTTTTGTAACTCCCTTTTGATTTTCGTTTCTTTCATGTTATCAAAAAGGATAAAATAAGTACATATTGTAACTTTGTTTTTGAGATAACTTTTGAAACTTGAGTTTTACCCAAAAACCGGGAATTTTTAAGAGTTTCAAATGAGCATATACCTTGTCTCAAAAACGAACGTTTATTGAATTCATGAGGTAGAAATAATCTTCTTCTTGTTAGGGGAGAAACTACGAGTAAAGCAATTTAGTCCCACGTTAACAATAACAAAAATGTTACGACAAATAGCTCTCAAATTAAAACGCCATTTAATCCTGAAATACTTTACAGGATAAGAGCATTAAAAAGTAGAAAGATAGTAGAGGCATACATAGGAGGAAGTAAGAAAATGATCATTGAACAACGTTTTCATCAAATAAAAGCCGTGGATAGCAGTGACTTAGAGATCGAGTTAAAGGGTCTTATTGAGCAATACTCTGAAAATGAAGAACTTTTCCCATTGTTAAAGCAGGTAATTAAAACAAGGGACAAGGATTATCTCGCTATACTTGACTTACACCATAAAAGTAGAGAAAAAGGTTAATTTTTCAACATTAAACTTTGCACTCAAAGGCGCACAGGGTAGAGGATTGTTGTTAAATTCGAATTGTTTTTCTACGGTTTGTTCGGGGATCGACCCCTCACAAACCGATGTAAGCAAAGCGCAGCAATGCTTCCATTCGCTTCGATGATGATTCCATCATCTTTGCGATCATCCCGTGAGTCTCATTCCTTCTTTGTTCTCTCCATTATAATTGTTTCCTCATGATTCCAGTAAAGGGTCTGCAAAAGATCAAGAGAATGTAAGAAATCCAAGTTGGCTAACTAGGAGTAAAAAAGCAAAAAACGCTTTTCAACTCCTAGTAAGTCATTGGGTTTTCTAACATTCTCTAACTCTTTTTTGATACTTTCGTATTCGCCTAACGGCTCACCCTTGACTTCCATTTTCGGAAAAATTTCTTCGTTGTCAAACAAAGAAAGGAGTTGTTTCCGAAATGGAAAATATTTATGAAGTACAGCGAATTAAACAGGTGAAAACGGAGATGGAAATTAAGGAGAATAGTATACGTATGCCCGAGAATGCAGCTGATATTGCCAGATCGTTCATAGGCGATGATGACAGAGAAGTACTATTAGTTCTATGCTTAAATACCAAAAATAAGGTGGTTGCTGTTCATCGAGCACATGTTGGATCATTAAACGCAAGTGTGGTACATCCAAGGGAAGTTCTGAAAGCTGCTATACTTAATAATGCTGCTTCGATCATCATCGCTCATCAGCATCCAAGTGGAGATGTAACACCAAGTAGAGAAGATATTCAAGTTGCCGACAGAATGAAGGAAGCAGGAAGAATTGTAGGAATTGAGCTGCTAGATGCATTAGTTGTAGCAGATAATTCTTCATTCACCAGCTTAAAAGAACAGGGAGATCTGTAAAGGGGGAGGAATCCCTCTTTTTATCGGTGTTCATTTTTTCTAACTTGCGTATAAAAAAATGAAAAAGAAAAAAGACAATTATGTCATCAATAAGCTGTCAGAAGAAGAGTTCGATCTTCCAGAATAGGGCCATATTGTTTAACAATGCTCGTAAGGCAAATGGATTTTTTATGTTAGGATAAATGGAGATTGTGAAGAGATGTACTTAAAGTAACGGAGCAGGTTAGTTGAAGACTCAGTTTCGAGATAATGGGTAAGTAGTCAAGCCTTAGGATAAGAGGCGTGTAATAAAAAAAGTCACCAATAAAGGTAACTCTTTTAAATAAAACCAATGGGTGAGAAATAAACAGAACTAATCAATAAATAATGATAATATTTCATAATTTTTATTGAGTTACTTTTACTGCAACTTCCCTTTACATTCTATTAGTATTTCGTCTTCGACGTTGTTATCAGATATCAAATAAGCTCTTTCATGTAAATTGCAAACAGGACAAATATGGTTAGGGATAATCTCTATTTTATCACCTATGTTTACTTCATTGCGGAAAGAGGTGTTATTTATAATGGCATGCTCGTCAAAAACACCATCAACATAAACATTATTGAATTGTTTAATTCGGCCAAATCCTTCAGTTTTTGTAAGTCCCTTATTTCTAGTTTGAGCCGTAATTCCTTTGGCTCCCACATCTGAAATAACTCTCTCTGTAGTAGGTTTGCTTATAATAGTAGTAAGTACTGAGGCGGCGCAACGTTCATAATTATTAATAACATTAGCTTGGGAGGCGTCCATAAGAATATAAGTTCCTGGCCTAATCTCGGTTACCCCTTTTGGAATATCAAACTCTAACATGAATGGTGGAGTGGAACCAATACTAATATTCTCAGCCTTCATATCCATCTCCTCCGCTAACTTTGCATAATGCATCGTGGTCCTTACACTCTCCATGTAACTTTCTTTGCATTCCTCAACAGTCTCTGCTTTATAAGAATGTCCATCATGGGAGAAAAGACCTTTGTATTCAATATTTTTGCATCTTTTAAGAGTATTTAATACATTCACGAATTGTTGCTCACTTGTTATGCCAGAACGTTTCTCTCCTACTTCGATTTCTATAAGGACTTGAGCTTTTTTTCGTGCGTTTTCGAAGACTTCCTCAATCTCTTTAACTTGGTATTCATTATCAATCCCAAAAGAAATATTAATCGTTTCAGATAATAACTTAATTCGGTTGATTTTTGTTTTCCCGACGATTTCATTCGCAATAAATATATCCTTTAATCCTCTTTTTGCCATTACTTCGGCTTCTCCTACCTTGGCAACAGTAATCCCATTTGCCCCGATTTCTTCTTGTAATTTAGCTAATTTAGGCATTTTATGGGTTTTCGTGTGTGGGCGTAAGTTTACATTATATTTGTTGGCATACTCTTGCATAGAACGAAGGTTATCTAACATTATTTTCTTATCAATTAGCAGGGCTGGAGTTTCAAGCTCGTACATATTCATTTAATCTATTCCTCCTATAAAAATATAGACACAGTACCCTTTACAAGCTCACTTATATAAAAAAATATACATAAGTCTAAATACAGGGTGTGTTATATAATATTTTATATGTTACAATGAAAAAGTCAATTCGAATTTATATGCGACTTCCAATAATTAAACAGAAGAAGCACTTATACGATCAAAAAGTAGGATATATTTTTTATCGGAAATTATACATGGGATGAGAGGTAGAGAGAGATGGAAGAGAAAAAGCAAATATTGGAGAGGTACATTCCTTTAGCTAAATCTACGGCTAAAATGTTTGGAGAACATTGTGAAATTGTTATTCACGATTTAACAAACCCCCAATCATCTGTCATATTCACAATAAATAGTCATGTAACGGGTAGAGAAGTTGGTCAATCCTTTGATCATCTCGTGACAACGGTATTACGATCGAAAGACTTTAAAGAAGATTATCTGGCCGGTTATACATTTGTTACAGAAGATAAGCGCACGATTCGCTCTTCAACAACGTTAATTCGCGATTTCAATCAGAAAGTGATCGGTGCTTTCTGTATTAATTTCGATGTGGAAGCATTACTTCAAATGCAACAGTTTATGAAAACATTTCTTCCAACACCAGATCTAGTAGAAGAGAAAGAAGAGAAAGAAGAGAAAGAAGAGAAAGAAGAGAAAGAAGAGAAACCAAGTCCTGAGATTAAAAATGTAGAGGAGATCGTTGATGGTTTAATTAATCAAATCATTCAAAATAGTGCTCATCCAGCTATGAAACGCCATGAAAAGATTGAATTGATTCGATTTGTGGATAAAAAAGGGATTTTTTCAATGAAGGGATCTATCGATAAAGTTGCAGCTTTATTAGGCATATCAAAGGTCACTGTTTATAGCTATTTAGATGAAATTAAAAATAAATCAAGGTAAGGATAAAATAAACTGGTTCGTACTGTGTTACCCACAAATAAATTACATTTTGGATTTAAAATAGAAGTTGATTCCATCTATATATATATATAAATTTTTGAATGGAGTATAAAAAAAATCTATTATATATAAATAGCTAAGGGTTTGATAAAGGATGGAACAATATATTTGTAATTATTGTGGAAAAAAGTATGCTATTACGTCCGTTATATGGAAATGTACGTGTGTCGGTTTATTAAATTTGGAGAAAGGCTCCTAAAATAAATGTGGAATCATGGAATCGCTATTGCTGCCTACGCTGCACGTTGTAATATTGCTTGCGATATTTATCTAAGAGATGAAACGTCCTCAAGAAAATTGCCAAATGAATGGTGCCACAATTAAACAAATCCAGGGAACTCGGGAAGGTTTGAAAGCAGCTGACCAACAAGCGGTAGCAGAAGGGATAGCTATAGCAGCACCAGCGCTTGTATCAGCTATACCCTAGGATAAAAGAGCAGCTAGAGTATGAAAGCTGCAGGAGGGATAACGATGAAAAGTAAGCCAACCATTAAAATAATTGCAACTGGTGGAACGATTGCGGGAGCTGGCTCTTCAAATACAATAACCACTGGATATAAACCTGGTGCCTTAACCATTGAAGAACTATTAGAGGTAACACCGGACCTAAACAACTTTTCCAATATAGAAGTAGAACAGTTGTTTAATATTGATAGTGTGGATATGACAACAGAATGTTTATTGACGTTGAGTAGATACATTAATGACACATTGTTAGATGAAGAAGTAGATGGTGTTGTAATCACACATGGAACAGACACACTGGAAGAAACAGCTTATTTTTTACACTTAGTGATTAAAAGCCATAAACCAGTTGTAATTGTCGGGGCAGTTAGGCCAGCAACAGCCATTAGTGCAGACGGTCCGTTAAATCTCTATAATGGTGTGAAAGTGGCTTGTGAGCGCCAGTCACATGGTAAAGGTGTACTGGTTGTCCTAAATGACAGAGTTGGTTCTGCACGGTACATAGGGAAAATGAATACTACAACGGTCGATTCGTTTAAAGCTCTTGAACAGGGGTATATAGGTGCAATTGTAGGAGGAGAAGTACACTTCTTTTATAAAGATATTACCAGGCTTCATACAGTGGATTCGATTTTCGACGTAGAATCAATTGTCGAATTGCCTAAAGTTCCAATTATATATACTCATCTAGGAGACGATCGACATTTATATGACGCAGCCGTTCAGGTAGGTTCTAAAGGTATTATAGTGGCTACTGCTGGGGGTTATACCATATCTAAACAAGCAGAGCAGGGGATTCAAGATGCTTTGAAAAAAGATGTGGTAATCATAAGGTCCTCACGATTAAGTACGGGAATTGTTAGCCGAACAAATATCGATAATGAACAGGATTATATTGCAGCTGACTCGTTCAACCCTCAGAAAGCCCGGATTCTTCTTATGCTTGCATTAAATGTTACTAATGATAAAGATGAAATACAACATTTATTTCAAAAGTATTAAAGGGTGAATTTAACAGGGATTTCATGATTATTTTGGTGTTAATTATGGAGTTATTAAAGGAGAAGTATTTTTATGAAAACAGAAAAAGAAAAGCTCGTAGTAATTATGGTTGATCATCCTTTTAAAGGATTGGCTTTATTGGTGAATTTTCAACTGTACAACGGAGTATGGGAATGAAGGGTCCAGGTTTCCAGAAACCATCCCGTCAATACTCCTGCATGCGTTAAGACGAACAGTATATAAAAAGTTATATGTATTGACTTTTTATATAAAAAAGTATATGATTAGGTAGACTTAAATAAATTGAGGTAGTTAGAGATGGAAGAAAGTAAGAAAATATTAGAGAATTTTTTCCCTTTAGCAAATCTACTGCAAAATGTTTGGATTAAACTGGGAAGTCGTTACTCATGATTTGATGAACCCACAAAGCTCTGTAATGTAAGGCATTTTTTTAATGAAAGGATTGGTTGAATGAAATCAAACAGAAATCAAGTTAAGGAGAATCAAATGAAAAGCATCTCTGAAGTTGGAAATTTAAAATCAAATGGACACTATGCATTAGCAACAGTTCATCAGAACATTGTCTATGTATCAGGACAATTTTCCATTAATCCAGAAACACGTGAAAAGAAATTTGGTACCATCGAAGAAGAAACAATACAAGCACTTAAAAATGTGGAAATAATTATAGAAGCAGCAGGAAGTAAAAAAGAGCAAATTTTACGTATGACATTATATATTCCGGATGTGAAATTTTGGGGTAAAGTTGATGCTGTTTATAAAGAGTTTTTCGGTGAACATATACCGGCTCGCACCATTGTACCAACGAATGAATTGCATTTTGGTTTCAAAATTGAAATGGACGCGATTGCTTATATATAAATCATTTTTTTATCCTTTTTGTATAAAAAATTATATTTTATATAGAAATTTCTTTGAAGGGTTTGATAAATAATGGAACAATTTATATGTAACAGTTGTGGGAAAATGCATGATATTACACCAACCCGATGGAAATGCGAATGTGGTGGCGTATTAAACATCGTAAAAGATACCCCAAAAGTTGATATTGATGCTTGGAGTAACTATCCAAACTCATTATGGCGTTATTTTGAAACCATGCCATTCGCAAAAGATTCAAAGACATGGAAATCTGTGACCATGGGGGAAGGTCAATCCCCTTTAATCGTTGTAGATCCTATGGAGTCAAATACGCATGTAAAAGTTGATTATATGATGCCTACATTATCCTTTAAAGATCGAGGAGCCGTTGTTTTGATGATAAAAGCAAAAGAATTAGGGGTATCAAAAGTAATTGCTGACAGCAGTGGTAATGCAGGAACAGCTTATGCAGCTTATGCAGCACGTTGTAATATTGCCTGTGATATATATCTAAGTGATGAAACTTCACCTAAAAAAATCGCTCAAATAAAAGCTCATGGAGCAACGATTAAAGAGATTCGTGGTACACGAGAGGACATTGCAGCTGCTGCACAAAAAGCAGTAGACGAAGAAAATGTTTTTTACGCAAGTCATGTGTATAATCCCTATTTTTATGAAGGAACGAAAACATATGCCTATGAAATTTATGAACAATTAAATGGTGCGCCTGATACTTTAATTATCCCGGTTGGAAACGGTACGCTTCTCCTAGGTGCGTACTATGGCTTTAAAGAATTATTTGAAAATGGATTAATAGATAAACAACCGAAAATCGTTGCCATTCAAGCGGAGAACTGTGCACCTCTTGTGAAAGCTTACCAAACCGGGGAGGAAGTAGCACAACCTGTTACGAAAAGAGGTACTTTAGCGGAAGGGATAGCTATTGCTGCCCCAGCGCGTTCCAAACAAATTTTAGAAGCTGTACGTAATACCAATGGTACCTTTATTGATATTGAAGAAGATGAGATTCTGCGTGCACGAGCCAAACTTAGTGAGAAAGGATTTTATGTGGAAGTGACATCAGCAGTAAACTATGCTGGTTATCTCAAGTATAAAAAGGTACCAGAAGAAAAAATCATTATACCTCTTTGTGGTGCAGGTATTAAATCAAAATAAAAACTAAGTCGGATCCCCAATTAACAAGAGGGAAAGGATTTGATACTTTTGGCCCTTTAGGTTCATTTATTGTAACAAGTATAAATCTAACTAATTTAAGAATTGTTACAACTTTAAATGGACAAGTTGTACAAGATGGTAATACAAATGATATGTCATTTTCAATACTTTCTCTCATCAGTTGGATTTCACAGGTTATGATACTTGAGGCAGGTGATGTTCTGACTACAGGTTCACGTTCTAGAAGTTGTTCAATGAAATCAGGAGACCCGTGATAGTTGAAGTAGAGCATATACGTGAACTTTGTAACTATGTAAAGTGACTTTATATCAACGAAGCTTAAATAATGAAAGTGTAATATGTAAAACGATCTATTTAATATATGGTTTTTATACGGGGGTGAACAGTGGGAGATAACTTCGACCCACCCCTTTTCAATGAATATACAGAATAATAATTTATTAAATTTCTAATAGGCATTGAGAGACGAGGAGTTATCATGATTGTTGTTAATATAAGACAATCTAACCACTAGTTTGAATGGAAGCGCTTTCTGTAAAATATAAAATACAAATTTAATGGGGAGGTTATTTTGAAATCGGAAAGACTTTCAAATCATTAATGCGTTATTTTTGGGAATAATTATGAAATTATTGCTAAAAGTTGTTAAAACCATTTTTTATGGAAAGTGTTGGGTTATAGTAGGCGGAACGTAAAATGTTGGCGATACCCTTATTGCAGCTTAAGGAAGATGTGATTTTGATTACTACAATTTATAGAGGAGGGAATTTTGTTGGGTAAAATAAAAAATATCGGAATCTTGCCACAGATTTTAATTGCTTTTGTAACCGCTATCATTTTCGGGGTGATTTTTGGCCCCAGCATTAGTGTTGTTCAACCTTTGGGGGATCTGTTCCTGCGGCTTATTGAGTTTATTATTGTACCCTTGATCTTATCCACCCTTGTAGTTGGGGTTGCAAGCATCGGAGACATGAAAACTTTGAGTAGAATTGGCGGGAAAACATTTGTTTATTATATTATTACCACTGCTTTTGCCGTAAGCATAGGTCTGGCCGCTGCCATTCTGTTCAAACCGGGCGAGGGCGTTGACACTTCCATAGCCGTATCCGGTAAAACACCTGAGCCGAATGAAACCGGAGGCGTTATTAATGTTTTATTAAATATCATTCCGACTAATCCAGTTGCAGCTTTATCAAATGGAGACATTTTGCAAATTATATTCTTTGCGCTATTTTTGGGCGTGGGCATTGCAATGGTCGGGGAAAAGGCAGAACCTGTATATCGTTTTTTTGATGGATTTGCCGAGATTATGTACAAAATCACCTGGGTTGTGATGAAGCTTGTTCCAATCGGGGTTTTCGGTTTACTAGCACCTATTATCGGGAGTAATGGTCTATCAATTTTGCTTCCTTTGTTAGAATTGATTGTGGTAGTTGCAGTTAGCTGTATTGTACATGCAGGGGTGACGTATTCCAT
This DNA window, taken from Alteribacillus bidgolensis, encodes the following:
- a CDS encoding type II asparaginase, translated to MKSKPTIKIIATGGTIAGAGSSNTITTGYKPGALTIEELLEVTPDLNNFSNIEVEQLFNIDSVDMTTECLLTLSRYINDTLLDEEVDGVVITHGTDTLEETAYFLHLVIKSHKPVVIVGAVRPATAISADGPLNLYNGVKVACERQSHGKGVLVVLNDRVGSARYIGKMNTTTVDSFKALEQGYIGAIVGGEVHFFYKDITRLHTVDSIFDVESIVELPKVPIIYTHLGDDRHLYDAAVQVGSKGIIVATAGGYTISKQAEQGIQDALKKDVVIIRSSRLSTGIVSRTNIDNEQDYIAADSFNPQKARILLMLALNVTNDKDEIQHLFQKY
- a CDS encoding recombinase family protein; protein product: MLFGYARVSTKDQNLHMQFDELKKYGVEEKNIFSEKITGTKKDRPAFNEMLKYLREGDTVVVYKLDRIGRSTKHLVDLINDFQEKGINFVSINENIDTTTAMGKLVFTIFSGLAQFERDIISERTKSGLDAARARGRKGGRPRKDQSKLELAFKMYDSKEYSIQEILDAAGISRATFYRYLDNK
- a CDS encoding RidA family protein, whose translation is MKSISEVGNLKSNGHYALATVHQNIVYVSGQFSINPETREKKFGTIEEETIQALKNVEIIIEAAGSKKEQILRMTLYIPDVKFWGKVDAVYKEFFGEHIPARTIVPTNELHFGFKIEMDAIAYI
- a CDS encoding SIR2 family protein translates to MSGYEEYLSESLSKLRTVIDDSGSRPILFVGSGMSIRYLDAPNWIGLLEELIHKNPNITLPIGFYAQDTGSDLPEVASRIIDEYRTYAWHEYKKGIYPDDLYDPTYDKSIFLKYTIKKIFDELISEFDINTNMYQSELLALKDLNPHAIITTNYDQLLEKIFPEYKVVVGQQVILNSESTNIGHLLKIHGCTTKPEEIIISSQDYKKFSEEQKYLSAKLLTYFMEHPIVFLGYSIRDNNIQKILSDISRIVSRTSDDIVDNIWFVEWKKDEINIDSRPPRDKTIPLGNDKSIRVNYILLNSYEELYKSLYQNNASGVDVLNQLQKNVYNIVKSKSVTDLEVDLLNINRITNEDILAQSLGFRSTSQSVDAERIALMGVGNVGSAEQLLTRYPMRISEMAQKLGYKSWYQTNEAIKTIYTETGFNMKESNNRYHVDIGKKQSEHRYSNEALDLIRKVLNDEDYTVIINDDDDDGITVTKEKTLHKN
- a CDS encoding fumarylacetoacetate hydrolase family protein, translated to MVTSINLTNLRIVTTLNGQVVQDGNTNDMSFSILSLISWISQVMILEAGDVLTTGSRSRSCSMKSGDP
- a CDS encoding threonine synthase, whose amino-acid sequence is MEQFICNSCGKMHDITPTRWKCECGGVLNIVKDTPKVDIDAWSNYPNSLWRYFETMPFAKDSKTWKSVTMGEGQSPLIVVDPMESNTHVKVDYMMPTLSFKDRGAVVLMIKAKELGVSKVIADSSGNAGTAYAAYAARCNIACDIYLSDETSPKKIAQIKAHGATIKEIRGTREDIAAAAQKAVDEENVFYASHVYNPYFYEGTKTYAYEIYEQLNGAPDTLIIPVGNGTLLLGAYYGFKELFENGLIDKQPKIVAIQAENCAPLVKAYQTGEEVAQPVTKRGTLAEGIAIAAPARSKQILEAVRNTNGTFIDIEEDEILRARAKLSEKGFYVEVTSAVNYAGYLKYKKVPEEKIIIPLCGAGIKSK
- a CDS encoding alanine racemase, producing MNMYELETPALLIDKKIMLDNLRSMQEYANKYNVNLRPHTKTHKMPKLAKLQEEIGANGITVAKVGEAEVMAKRGLKDIFIANEIVGKTKINRIKLLSETINISFGIDNEYQVKEIEEVFENARKKAQVLIEIEVGEKRSGITSEQQFVNVLNTLKRCKNIEYKGLFSHDGHSYKAETVEECKESYMESVRTTMHYAKLAEEMDMKAENISIGSTPPFMLEFDIPKGVTEIRPGTYILMDASQANVINNYERCAASVLTTIISKPTTERVISDVGAKGITAQTRNKGLTKTEGFGRIKQFNNVYVDGVFDEHAIINNTSFRNEVNIGDKIEIIPNHICPVCNLHERAYLISDNNVEDEILIECKGKLQ
- a CDS encoding helix-turn-helix transcriptional regulator; this translates as MEEKKQILERYIPLAKSTAKMFGEHCEIVIHDLTNPQSSVIFTINSHVTGREVGQSFDHLVTTVLRSKDFKEDYLAGYTFVTEDKRTIRSSTTLIRDFNQKVIGAFCINFDVEALLQMQQFMKTFLPTPDLVEEKEEKEEKEEKEEKEEKPSPEIKNVEEIVDGLINQIIQNSAHPAMKRHEKIELIRFVDKKGIFSMKGSIDKVAALLGISKVTVYSYLDEIKNKSR
- a CDS encoding JAB domain-containing protein, which gives rise to MENIYEVQRIKQVKTEMEIKENSIRMPENAADIARSFIGDDDREVLLVLCLNTKNKVVAVHRAHVGSLNASVVHPREVLKAAILNNAASIIIAHQHPSGDVTPSREDIQVADRMKEAGRIVGIELLDALVVADNSSFTSLKEQGDL
- a CDS encoding dicarboxylate/amino acid:cation symporter, with the translated sequence MLGKIKNIGILPQILIAFVTAIIFGVIFGPSISVVQPLGDLFLRLIEFIIVPLILSTLVVGVASIGDMKTLSRIGGKTFVYYIITTAFAVSIGLAAAILFKPGEGVDTSIAVSGKTPEPNETGGVINVLLNIIPTNPVAALSNGDILQIIFFALFLGVGIAMVGEKAEPVYRFFDGFAEIMYKITWVVMKLVPIGVFGLLAPIIGSNGLSILLPLLELIVVVAVSCIVHAGVTYSISVRILGKMNPLKFFKGILPASLVAFSTQSSSGTLPVTIKSSEDNLGIKKKVSSFVLPLGATINMDGTSLYISVATVFAAQAYGVDLSFSQILMVVLIATLGSIGTAGVPGAGLIMLTWTLSTVGLPLEAIALIAGVDRFMDMFRTSTNVTGDAAAALFVNTTEDKADSKADRNLDSAQSFTG